The following proteins come from a genomic window of Nostoc sp. ATCC 53789:
- a CDS encoding glycosyltransferase family 4 protein — protein MNVLHINQSDIGGGAAIAGYRLHQGLLQQGVNSKLLVGKVKTDSNLVAAVGHKYRVENQLLRLTRRLGLNYLHLLSTFDIWKHDFYEQADIINFHNLHTGYFNYLGIPGLTKSKPAIFTLHDMWSFTGHCAYSYDCDRWQQGCGQCPYPETYPEIARDNTRLEWQLKDWVYSKSNLTIVTPSQWLTEQAKKSMFNRFSIYHIPYGLDTDAYQPLDKDKCKNILGIPAEKKVIMFCADGLQDSRKGGDLLVQAIQTLPKALKAETLLLTLGSGGEKVLEVVGIPTLNLGYVSGDRMKSIAYSAADVFIFPTRADNLPLVLQESMACGTPMVSFKVGGVPDLVRPGITGYLAQPEDTQDFCNGIVQLLVDKEQRHKMSENCRAIALQEYTLELQTKRYIELYQQVLQSP, from the coding sequence ATGAATGTCCTGCATATTAATCAATCCGATATTGGTGGCGGTGCGGCGATCGCAGGCTATCGCCTTCATCAAGGTTTATTGCAACAAGGTGTTAACTCAAAACTGTTAGTTGGCAAAGTTAAAACTGATAGTAACCTTGTTGCTGCCGTAGGTCATAAGTATCGTGTAGAAAACCAATTATTGCGTTTGACTAGGCGCTTAGGATTAAATTACCTCCATTTACTAAGCACGTTTGACATCTGGAAGCATGATTTTTATGAACAAGCTGATATTATTAATTTCCACAACCTGCACACAGGGTATTTTAATTATTTAGGTATTCCTGGATTAACCAAAAGTAAACCTGCTATTTTTACCCTCCATGATATGTGGAGCTTTACCGGACATTGCGCCTATAGTTACGATTGCGATCGCTGGCAACAAGGTTGTGGTCAATGTCCCTACCCTGAAACTTATCCAGAGATAGCAAGAGATAATACTCGTCTAGAATGGCAACTGAAAGACTGGGTTTACAGTAAGTCTAATCTCACGATAGTGACTCCTAGTCAATGGCTGACTGAGCAGGCAAAAAAGAGTATGTTTAACCGATTTTCAATTTATCACATACCGTATGGTCTTGACACTGATGCTTATCAACCTTTAGATAAAGACAAATGTAAAAATATTTTAGGTATTCCTGCCGAGAAAAAAGTTATCATGTTTTGTGCAGATGGCTTACAGGATTCTCGTAAAGGTGGGGATTTACTTGTGCAAGCGATCCAAACTTTACCTAAAGCGTTAAAAGCGGAAACATTATTACTAACTTTGGGTAGTGGAGGCGAAAAAGTTCTTGAAGTAGTGGGAATACCAACTTTAAACCTGGGATATGTAAGTGGCGATCGCATGAAGTCAATAGCCTACTCTGCGGCTGATGTGTTTATCTTCCCCACTCGTGCGGATAATTTACCCTTGGTACTGCAAGAGAGTATGGCATGTGGTACGCCAATGGTTTCTTTCAAAGTTGGTGGTGTACCTGATTTAGTCCGTCCAGGAATAACTGGTTATTTAGCTCAACCAGAAGATACACAAGATTTTTGTAATGGTATTGTCCAATTACTAGTAGACAAAGAGCAACGGCACAAAATGAGTGAAAATTGTCGAGCGATCGCACTTCAAGAGTATACCCTGGAACTGCAAACAAAAAGATACATTGAGCTATACCAACAGGTGTTGCAATCGCCATAA
- a CDS encoding glycosyltransferase family 2 protein has protein sequence MSHPSLALCIPAYNATAYLPRLLKSALAQTIQFDEIWVYDDCSTDETGKIAAEFGAKVIRGEINRGCSHGKNVLAAQTTCEWIHFHDADDALYPNFVEQAHQWMALENPPDVVLFNYEWRRDDTGELLGIYKFDDAELRRDPIAYTIQKQINPFCGLYRRSAYLQAGGYDTDPLVLYNEDVAFHCRMAIAGLKFAAEPTTTIINYYRANSMSSANQIKCAQAQFHVMRKVSESLKGEYSNEISQKLWGIAGVSAAYLDWNTADSCVNLAFSLHSKTPNHLSGLFRLLCNFNPYFAIRFREWLIRFLKPQLRQQIITGSERL, from the coding sequence ATGAGCCATCCTTCTTTAGCACTATGTATTCCTGCATACAATGCTACAGCTTACTTACCTCGATTACTTAAGTCTGCTTTAGCTCAAACAATCCAATTTGATGAAATATGGGTGTACGACGATTGCAGTACAGATGAAACAGGAAAAATTGCCGCAGAGTTTGGGGCAAAGGTGATTAGAGGTGAGATCAATCGTGGTTGTTCTCATGGTAAGAATGTCTTAGCAGCGCAAACAACTTGTGAGTGGATTCATTTTCATGATGCCGATGATGCTTTATATCCTAATTTTGTAGAACAAGCTCATCAATGGATGGCGTTAGAGAATCCGCCAGATGTTGTGCTATTCAATTATGAATGGCGACGGGATGATACTGGAGAGTTGCTCGGCATTTACAAGTTTGATGATGCTGAATTGAGACGAGATCCGATCGCATACACTATTCAAAAACAAATTAATCCCTTTTGTGGTTTATATCGTCGTTCGGCATACTTGCAAGCGGGTGGTTATGACACTGATCCATTAGTACTTTACAATGAGGATGTAGCATTTCACTGTCGGATGGCGATCGCAGGTTTAAAATTTGCGGCTGAACCGACAACTACAATCATTAATTACTATCGAGCTAATTCTATGTCCTCTGCTAACCAAATTAAATGTGCCCAAGCACAATTTCATGTTATGCGGAAGGTATCTGAATCTCTCAAAGGGGAATACTCTAATGAAATTTCTCAAAAACTTTGGGGAATTGCTGGAGTTTCTGCTGCTTATTTAGACTGGAACACTGCTGATAGCTGTGTGAATCTAGCTTTCTCCCTCCACAGTAAAACTCCTAATCATTTAAGTGGTTTATTCCGGCTATTGTGTAATTTTAATCCTTATTTTGCCATTCGCTTTAGAGAATGGTTAATCAGATTCCTTAAGCCACAGCTTCGCCAGCAAATAATCACTGGGTCTGAGAGACTCTAA
- a CDS encoding glycosyltransferase family 2 protein, translating to MSISPLVSILIPVYNAEPYLRETLDSALNQTWRNLEIILVDDGSKDDSLAIAKSYESKGVKVISQGQNKGQTAALNRCLAEAKGDFIQYLDADDILEPQKIEVQIKRLLEEPSGTLAIAPWARFYQNDLSTAKFVPNNDWCDFDDPIAWLVECWTGHGTMPPSSWLYPREIIDKTGLWHEELTLNNDMEYFTRAVLASRRLVFCPEAKWYYRSGNPSLSGQRSEKALWSQYEVIRLSTERLLSVENSDRTRYATACAWQYFVFIAYHRLPELVQYAEKKITELGGCDLKPDGGSLFRVLRDIFGWKAAMNLQRFYYRYRYQINY from the coding sequence ATGTCAATAAGTCCATTAGTCTCAATACTCATACCTGTTTACAATGCCGAGCCATATCTGCGAGAAACTTTAGACTCAGCTCTAAATCAAACTTGGCGAAATCTAGAAATAATATTAGTTGATGATGGCTCTAAAGATGACAGCTTGGCGATAGCTAAAAGCTATGAATCAAAGGGTGTAAAAGTGATTTCTCAAGGTCAAAATAAAGGACAAACGGCTGCTTTAAATAGATGTTTGGCAGAAGCAAAGGGTGACTTTATTCAATACCTTGATGCTGATGACATTTTAGAACCACAAAAAATTGAAGTACAAATTAAGCGTCTTTTAGAAGAACCTAGCGGTACTCTGGCGATCGCACCCTGGGCAAGATTTTATCAAAATGATTTGTCAACCGCTAAATTTGTACCCAACAACGACTGGTGCGACTTTGATGATCCCATCGCTTGGCTGGTGGAATGTTGGACAGGTCACGGAACAATGCCCCCAAGCTCTTGGCTATATCCACGAGAAATTATTGACAAGACTGGCTTATGGCATGAGGAACTAACACTGAATAATGACATGGAATATTTTACAAGAGCCGTACTTGCCAGTAGGCGCTTAGTTTTTTGCCCTGAAGCTAAATGGTACTATCGCTCAGGAAACCCTAGCTTGAGTGGACAACGCTCTGAAAAAGCCTTGTGGTCTCAATATGAAGTCATTCGACTCAGTACAGAACGATTATTAAGTGTTGAAAATAGCGATCGCACACGTTATGCCACTGCTTGCGCTTGGCAGTACTTTGTTTTTATTGCTTATCATCGTTTACCAGAGTTAGTGCAATATGCAGAGAAGAAAATTACTGAACTTGGCGGTTGTGATCTCAAGCCAGACGGTGGCTCACTATTTAGAGTCTTGAGAGATATTTTTGGTTGGAAGGCTGCAATGAATTTGCAAAGATTTTACTATCGATATCGCTATCAAATAAATTATTGA
- a CDS encoding glycosyltransferase, translated as MSDKTKKGLFVTFSVYVNSAFGGVQRCTKEYQEVIEAAGWSLEVLAYEIDRRWQARIFRKLKPSSFYNRIPQSFIDALIAQVQSKHIPYVFLNQVDALCIAPYLKSAVPDVKIVLLSHGAQFVDDFLAAQNQTSISSRKRSHLANTILDEMQLRQHIDHVFTLSEQEVAFERWLGAKSVSWLPRIISPKPLDWRPIAGRAGFVGTLDHQPNYEGLLSILTNLQNRKDFEGTIRIVSSSKQLGKYLEERFHFVKYLGRLDNEDLKNEASTWTWFIHPLFIWSRGCSTKLADALEWQIPVLTTEVGCRGYTWQKGNVIRFDAINEYSSYLCGKDSEYDISLVRQKLILASETSPSVLDVAALAKLALNKIS; from the coding sequence TTGTCAGACAAAACAAAGAAAGGTCTTTTTGTAACTTTTTCCGTCTATGTTAATAGTGCTTTTGGTGGAGTACAGCGCTGCACAAAGGAATATCAAGAAGTTATTGAAGCGGCAGGCTGGAGCTTAGAAGTTTTAGCGTATGAAATAGATCGCCGATGGCAGGCGAGAATTTTCCGCAAACTTAAACCATCGAGCTTTTATAATCGCATTCCGCAATCTTTTATTGATGCCTTAATTGCACAAGTTCAATCAAAACATATTCCTTACGTATTTCTCAATCAAGTGGATGCGTTATGTATTGCACCATACTTAAAAAGTGCCGTACCAGATGTCAAGATTGTCTTGTTATCTCATGGGGCGCAGTTTGTCGATGATTTTCTGGCAGCGCAGAATCAGACTTCAATATCTTCAAGGAAGCGATCGCACCTAGCTAATACAATTCTTGATGAGATGCAACTTAGGCAACATATAGATCATGTATTTACATTAAGTGAGCAAGAAGTCGCATTTGAGCGTTGGCTAGGCGCAAAGTCCGTAAGTTGGCTGCCTCGAATTATTTCACCAAAGCCTCTAGACTGGAGACCGATTGCTGGTCGTGCAGGGTTTGTTGGCACATTAGATCATCAACCAAACTATGAAGGACTGCTAAGTATATTGACTAACTTGCAAAATAGGAAAGATTTTGAAGGAACTATCAGAATAGTCAGTAGTTCAAAACAACTGGGCAAATATTTAGAAGAGCGGTTTCATTTCGTTAAATATCTAGGTCGCCTTGATAACGAAGACCTTAAAAATGAAGCATCAACTTGGACATGGTTCATTCATCCTTTATTTATATGGTCTCGCGGCTGTAGCACTAAGCTAGCCGATGCGCTGGAGTGGCAAATACCTGTCCTAACCACTGAAGTAGGTTGTAGAGGATACACATGGCAAAAAGGCAATGTGATTAGATTCGATGCAATAAACGAGTATTCTTCTTATTTATGTGGCAAGGACTCAGAATATGATATATCTTTAGTCAGACAAAAACTAATCCTAGCCTCAGAAACATCTCCTTCTGTTCTTGATGTCGCTGCACTAGCTAAACTAGCTTTGAACAAAATAAGCTAA
- a CDS encoding FkbM family methyltransferase, whose protein sequence is MSIETISLPLPLTWIQALDFKHKLGICERLFGEAIALKGICWVETGAGIPWKLDLTNSTHRWIVYGKYEGAAFLNWAKKFLPSDGIVVDSGANIGQMLMYLAQWLPQGKILAFEPGTEAGNWLKECLAINTTLPVEIIKAGLGASLAQLRLNHIGDSLGHGAWSQISETEGEKIQIVRLEDELAARSITTVDLWKLDVEGYEISALQGAEAFLKEQRIKAIYAEMIDENGQRIRDYLTQFGYSCYLFDSRGKIYSPSQLPSHTNGLFLPN, encoded by the coding sequence ATGAGCATAGAAACAATTTCTTTACCTTTACCTCTAACTTGGATACAAGCGCTGGATTTTAAACATAAATTGGGAATTTGCGAACGATTGTTTGGTGAGGCGATCGCATTAAAAGGCATTTGTTGGGTGGAAACCGGAGCAGGAATTCCCTGGAAGCTTGATTTGACAAATTCCACCCATCGCTGGATTGTTTATGGCAAATATGAAGGAGCAGCATTTCTAAACTGGGCGAAAAAATTTCTCCCTAGCGATGGTATTGTTGTAGACTCAGGTGCAAATATCGGCCAAATGTTAATGTACTTAGCTCAGTGGCTACCGCAAGGTAAAATACTAGCATTTGAACCCGGTACTGAAGCAGGCAACTGGCTAAAAGAATGTTTAGCAATTAACACCACACTGCCCGTAGAAATAATTAAGGCAGGACTTGGTGCATCTCTGGCTCAATTACGTCTCAACCATATTGGAGATAGCTTGGGACATGGTGCTTGGAGCCAAATATCTGAAACTGAAGGTGAAAAAATTCAGATAGTACGTCTAGAAGACGAATTAGCTGCACGTTCTATTACAACAGTAGATTTGTGGAAGTTGGATGTAGAAGGTTATGAAATTTCAGCCTTACAGGGTGCAGAAGCATTTTTAAAGGAGCAACGGATAAAAGCTATTTACGCAGAGATGATAGATGAAAATGGGCAGCGAATTCGAGATTATCTTACTCAGTTTGGCTATAGCTGTTACCTGTTTGACTCACGAGGTAAAATATATTCTCCAAGTCAATTGCCAAGTCATACTAACGGACTTTTCCTGCCTAATTAA
- a CDS encoding glycosyltransferase produces MRLLFIIPEYPPHSGGGIATFYSNTLPEIVAQGHQVDVLVGSAFTSKLPSYQKDGVNVEFLNDNLISSNLYKFNRYQAIPEFQRHLAAAWTAWEQVNKGQGYDLVETTDWGMLFAPWIISPESPPTVVQLHASIGQIDFYDPQVDSQLQGNLVRLLEVNLLSVADQLQTYSQSNAQAWKQLIGRDVSYIPPAMPLVPNIQPFKKSAHGLVVGRIQYWKGTTIVCEALRLLGEKAPIIDWIGRDTTYRDSNTSMAAYLAQTYPDIWGNKAQPLGTFSPEETRQLQAMAKFIIVPSIWDVFNYTCVEGMAQGQTVLCSLGAGAADLITDEVNGLTFTAGDAQSLANRLDILLSWSQGKQEKIGKAAQETIQTFLNPKLIAQQRLEVYEKLIKHGRYSISPNSWLIEAVSPQKPLEKPLAFLDYLPLRELANYLLERSLKKLVKR; encoded by the coding sequence ATGAGGCTACTTTTTATCATCCCTGAATATCCTCCCCATTCTGGGGGTGGTATTGCTACTTTTTATAGCAACACATTGCCAGAGATTGTTGCTCAGGGTCATCAAGTTGATGTTTTAGTAGGAAGTGCCTTTACATCCAAATTGCCAAGTTATCAGAAAGATGGTGTTAACGTTGAGTTTTTAAATGACAACTTAATCTCGTCCAATTTATACAAGTTCAACCGTTACCAAGCCATCCCAGAATTTCAACGCCATTTAGCAGCAGCTTGGACTGCTTGGGAACAGGTAAATAAAGGTCAGGGTTATGACTTAGTGGAAACAACAGATTGGGGTATGCTGTTTGCTCCCTGGATAATATCACCAGAAAGTCCGCCTACTGTTGTGCAACTTCACGCCAGTATTGGTCAAATAGATTTTTATGATCCCCAAGTTGATAGCCAACTGCAAGGCAATTTAGTTCGCTTATTAGAAGTAAACTTACTCTCAGTTGCAGACCAATTACAGACCTACAGTCAATCTAATGCTCAAGCCTGGAAACAACTAATTGGGAGAGATGTTAGCTATATTCCTCCCGCTATGCCGCTTGTACCTAATATTCAACCATTCAAAAAATCTGCTCATGGTTTAGTAGTAGGAAGGATTCAATACTGGAAAGGCACAACAATTGTTTGTGAAGCTTTGCGATTATTAGGAGAAAAAGCACCAATAATAGATTGGATTGGTCGTGATACAACTTATCGTGATTCCAACACTTCTATGGCTGCTTATCTTGCCCAGACTTATCCCGATATTTGGGGAAACAAGGCACAGCCACTCGGCACTTTCTCACCAGAAGAAACTCGCCAACTTCAAGCAATGGCAAAGTTTATAATTGTACCGTCTATTTGGGACGTATTTAACTACACATGTGTAGAAGGAATGGCACAAGGACAGACTGTATTGTGTTCCCTAGGTGCTGGTGCAGCAGATTTGATTACTGATGAAGTAAATGGGCTAACGTTCACAGCAGGCGATGCCCAAAGTTTAGCCAATAGGTTGGATATCTTACTGAGTTGGAGTCAAGGAAAGCAAGAAAAAATTGGCAAAGCTGCTCAAGAGACTATACAAACTTTCCTTAATCCCAAACTTATTGCTCAACAAAGACTAGAAGTTTATGAGAAACTGATTAAACATGGCAGATATTCCATTTCCCCCAACTCTTGGTTAATTGAAGCTGTTTCCCCTCAAAAACCTTTAGAAAAACCTTTAGCATTTTTAGATTACCTACCTTTACGGGAGTTAGCAAACTATTTGCTAGAACGCAGTCTTAAAAAATTGGTAAAACGCTAG
- a CDS encoding glycosyltransferase translates to MRILLTADPELPVPPKLYGGIERIVDLLVTGLQTRGNTVGLVAHPDSTSKVTQFFPWPGKRSQNKFDALQNTITLGSAVKKFQPDIIHSFSRILYLLPLLSSSLPKVMSYQRDPNHRTTRWGTKLAKGSLTFTGCSDYICSIGRTAGGVWHTIHNCVELEKYTFQPKVAPDAPLVFLGRVEQIKGAHNAIAIAKKTGCNLIIAGNHATTGEAGQYWQQQILPHLGKDGIEYVGPVNDAQKNDLLGQAAAMIVPIEWEEPFGIVFAEALACGTPVISCPRGALPEIVRQGIDGYLINSIDEAVVAVNQLLNIDRYQCRQRAEKHFSASVILDQYEKLYHNLLF, encoded by the coding sequence ATGCGTATTCTACTCACTGCCGATCCTGAACTACCAGTACCACCAAAATTGTATGGTGGTATTGAGCGCATTGTTGATTTATTGGTTACAGGATTACAAACTCGTGGTAACACCGTGGGACTAGTTGCTCACCCTGACTCAACCTCAAAAGTAACTCAATTCTTTCCTTGGCCGGGGAAGCGATCGCAAAACAAATTTGATGCGTTGCAGAATACAATCACCCTAGGGTCAGCAGTAAAGAAGTTTCAGCCCGACATTATCCATAGTTTCTCTCGCATCCTCTATTTATTACCTCTGTTATCATCTAGCCTCCCCAAGGTGATGTCTTATCAGCGAGATCCCAACCATCGCACCACTCGCTGGGGTACAAAGCTTGCTAAGGGTTCTCTAACTTTTACAGGTTGTAGTGATTATATTTGTAGCATCGGACGAACTGCCGGGGGAGTTTGGCATACCATCCACAACTGTGTGGAACTAGAAAAATACACTTTCCAACCAAAGGTAGCTCCCGATGCACCATTGGTATTTCTCGGCAGAGTAGAGCAGATTAAAGGAGCGCATAATGCGATCGCTATTGCTAAAAAAACCGGATGCAACTTAATCATTGCTGGTAATCACGCCACAACTGGGGAAGCAGGTCAATACTGGCAACAACAAATTCTCCCTCACCTAGGAAAAGATGGAATTGAGTATGTTGGGCCTGTCAACGATGCTCAGAAAAATGATCTATTGGGACAAGCTGCTGCCATGATTGTACCAATTGAATGGGAAGAACCTTTTGGTATTGTTTTTGCTGAAGCCTTGGCTTGTGGTACTCCGGTAATTTCATGTCCTAGAGGTGCATTGCCAGAGATTGTGCGTCAAGGTATTGACGGTTACTTAATTAACAGTATTGACGAAGCAGTTGTTGCTGTTAACCAATTACTAAATATTGATCGTTATCAATGTCGTCAACGGGCTGAAAAACATTTTTCAGCTTCTGTTATTTTAGATCAGTACGAAAAACTTTATCATAACCTTTTGTTTTAG